The genomic window TGAGGAGGGGGGGGATACAAATGATGATATAACACACGTACCAAACGAAAAGTGGTGATCATGTGCTTCCTTAATATATTTATGAATACATCGAGACATGTTTAGACAAATAGTTCCATCAATATGGAGGCCATATGTTGCATGCCAAAAAAATTACATaagggaaaggtttacacagggcccTAAAGTAATGGTTTGAGGATCCCAAGggtgccctgccgcacgtctgcgtcaTTTCTCCTTAGTAGTTAGTCCTTCGAGAGGAGATGTAAGATGGTTGTCTGTAAAGAAGAGGGCCGAAGAGCGAGCCCTCATGCAACCGTACAACTTTTAGGTTTTCGAAAGAACCTGCAgtgaaagggaaaaaagaaaaagatatgtgaggtccgaatagggtcaagccgtattATGGACCTTTCCTGCAGTGTGCCTCCGgtgttgcccaaggtattttaagtgcatagttatgtacgcgcggtacatataCCGCGGCCTTATAGGGCAGTCGACGGAGGTAGAATTGCTATGCAAAGGTCCGGGTCCACTGAGCTATCTGTATGAGGTGCGGACCGGACTTTTTTTTAACAATGTCATTGGTCTTGATGGCCGATGaattgttcggcttgatgaggccgccatATACCTAGGCTGCTAGGGCCGCGGTATTACTCGATTAATCACGGTGATTGCATTAGGATATTGGATCTGCACAATTTAGCAACTGAACAAACGATCAAGGAAATTGGCTCTGCCGTACATCCTTGCTACTTCACGCTCTTCTTGCAAATTTTGGCGATCAATTCTGGATTAGATCAGAGGTGACATCGGCGGTATCGTGAGCTCGTTAATTCTCCGGCCAACTAGCCAAGGTTAGCACAACTAACAACTGTTTGCTCATCTCGATCAGTTCCCACCTTATACCTATCAATTTGTACATCAAATTTCAATTCTTTTAATTATGTGACTTGTGATGTCATTTTTATGATTTATATTTATCAAGAAAGAAGGGTCGCCAAACCCCAGAAATATTATTTCAGCTTAATTCTCGAGGGCATGTTTTTTTAAGTAAAACGAGAGACGACTTGCTTGAGCATTGCATGAAAACTTGCTTCGAAAGGAATTCACAACTGAATTCTCTTCTAATGAAACTGTTAATATATTTTATGTTATTGAATATCATCGAGATTAAATAACTAATTCAAATGTAACTACCGCATGTTTATACTCTATAGCAATGAAGCGGTATTTCTTTTCTCAACTTCACTTGGCCTCCCTATGTCCAAATCCTAGCTCCGCCCCTGACTAATACTCCCCTAAATTGGAAGGGAAGGAGTCAAACAGAGCGGTGCTTTGCAGCAGCAGGATGTGTGACTACAAAACCAGCAAACACATACACGGACACGTACCGCCGCGGCATAAAAAACAACAGTGCTTTGCACCAGCTGCAGGAGCACAGACACGTAGTACAGTACAAAACCAGCTCAGCAAGTGAACTATTCCACCACGTTACAGTCTGGTGAGCATGTCATTAAATCTGCTGCAAAGCCTGCAAAAATATTCTCGTGACTGTTGCCTGACGATTAACCCTGATCGTCCACAGCCAAAGATAAAACAAATATTCGTGGTTGGGCATGAGCTAGAGCCAGCACTTTGGTCTTGGATGTCTGACTTATTTGCTCTCATTGTTAAATCTGGTATTGGTAGGAATACGTGATTAATATGGTAAGTTGTGTAAAGAATTAATTCTAGAGAAAATAGAAATTCACTCTTTTTTAATTCACTCTTGAATGTACCATAAACGTCAAGGAAAATATTCCCTCCGTTCACAAACGTAatggctcctttgattcaaagaaaTTCTATAGATTGTTTGAAATCTTTGGAAATTTTTCCAACTTGGTTGATTCAATCCCATACAAGGTTTCTTATGAAATCTTTTGTACTACGTTTCATAGaaaatctaacatccactccaaccatTTTTTACAATTACTTTGTTATTTCGTGGCATCAAACACCCCTTACTGCTTCAGTAgattcaagtgggcatgcccaCTCCAACCTTTTTTTACAATTACTTTGTTATTTCGTGGCATCAAACACCCCTTACTGCTTCcgtaggattcaagtgggcatgcccaCTCCAACCTTTTTTTACAATTACTTTGTTATTTCGTGGCATCAAACACCCCTTACTGCTTCcgtaggattcaagtgggcatgccactccAACCTTATAATTTTTCTATTCTCGCGTTTTCAGAATCCTATGAATCAAGATGTTCTAACACTTTTCTGCAccagatgtatatagacacgttctagtgtgtttgttcactcatttaagTTTGTATGTATTCCACtttaaaatatccaaaacatcttatatttgagAACCGAGGAAATATCATTTAGGCTCCAAAACTTATATTTGAGAATCGAGGGAATATCATTTAAGTTCGTATGTGTTTAACCTCGCAAAAGGAAACTAAGTTATGTTCAATAAATTTAACAAGTGCATTTCACAAAAGAAAAATCAACCAATCAAAGGTTGTGAAGGGCATATATTATAATGGTCAAGTAAAGATATAACATTGCATATATTGTGAATGAAAACTAGTTTCAAATTCTTGTTGTCATTTCATAATAATTTAAAATTTTGTTAGGGCGTCTTTGTCTTGCCAAATTTCACACATACATGAATACTAACCAAAAAAACGCGAACAAAAAGAATACATAACAAAGAATGTAGGAATTGAGTGCCACGGCATTAGTAAATTGTTTGATAAAAACACAATATTTTGTCCTGAAATAACATAGTATTAAATTTGTGAATTGGGCTCAATAAGATTATTATTTTTAAATAGCTTGATTGTACAAATCAAACAAGCTCCATGAACAAAATTGAAAGAAGATAAAATATACTCTTTTTCAGACAAAATCTCTACAAAATCGTGTATCCGCAGAAAGAACATCATCTTTTTCAGACAAGCAGGTAGACCCTTAAAGTAGCAGTAGTAGATAAGACAAGACGTTGGAACTTGGAGCTTGGGACGTCAAGTTGAACTGGAGTAGTAAAGAACACCCATGTAGCCAGAGGGCCTAGGTAGCAGCTCAAAGCAAAGGCGCAATCCCCATCTTCTCCCAGTCTCAGGCGCAATCCCCATCTTCTCCCAGTCTCAGGCGCCCTCCGTAGGTAGCTTGTTCAGCACAGGAGAGATTTTACGGTGCAATTTACTAGTCCTACCAACGAGTAGTATTGAGCTATATCAGCCGTCCATCGTGTGGGTATTCTGGGCAATTCACCATCgggtttttatttcatttttataaGGGCAATTTAGTTCAGGAGTGTGTGATAGTCTCTGCTCCGTAGGGACACAGAGTTGGTTGCCGCACCCCTCGGCGGCCGTCAACCGAACGCCCTCGCCGGCAGTCTGCGGCTGCGCCTCCGCGTTCGTCCGTTCCCGGCCCTGCTGATGGTCTACCGATCGTCCAAGGCACGAGCCGTCTCTCTCTGCATCTCCTGCATGCTCACCTTGTCGGTCATCCAAGCAACAGAATCTGCCGTCATCCTCGATCTCCATGTGCATCTCCCGCATGCCTAACTTGTTTCTGTTAGCATGGACGGTTGATATACCCATCTGCTGGAGTAAATGGAAGATTGCGTTGAAGATAATGATTGAGAAGAAGTTCTTTTGTCCTGGGACTCGGGAGAAGCAAGATGATTAGATGACCAAATGGTGAATTTGGTCGTGTGCATTGTAATCTGATTTATTTGGTTCCTGGTCCAGAGCTTACAtttatgtagtagtcaataaatgtCTTGATCCACTTTGTTATTTTCTCCATTTTATTCTCAACGCCCCTCTgcttttagagcaactccaatgaggCGATCCATTTTGTCCGCCGCCGTCTGTTTGGTTCGGCGCGGACACAAAAGGCGCGCCGAccaaaacggacgcgcgtccgttttccATCCACGGGCGACCCATttccggcccatttttgagccggaaTTGCGTCGGAAGGGCAGTATAaggccatgtcagggcttgcactgtcatactagaggttgtggcgtctcaagatctctggatctggcactctttctttgacATGGGTGGATTATACAGtgacatcaacgtgcttcaacgctcgtcggtgtttgctaggcttgccaaaGGCAACATCCCACCGGTGAACTTCACTGTCGACGGCCACAATGGCCCAAAGTATAACAGCCGGTGGACGGTCGGACTTCACCGGTGAACTTTCCACATGAAGTCatcgcactgtatgagcggcatcggcaagcCACAAAGACGCTGTGCGAGCGCCGAACCTGGTGGACGGTCGGACGAACCCATGCCCGCAAatcttcggcggcggcgggcggatgaACCCGTACCTGCATGCTGTGATGCGTCCTTCCCTGTGCTGCGGGAGAGGCTCCCAGACCACTCCATCATTTTGGGGCAACGGCCGGCGGCCGGAAGAAGCCAAATCCGGCGGTCCGCCGACGCGGGGGGAGGGAGGGGAGACCTCGTGCGCGTGGCGGCCTTTCGGCGTGCTCCTGCCGGAATCTTGGGCGGCCGACGGCGGCAGcgcgagggggagaggagaggtggtTGGTTGGGGAAAGCGCGGGATAAAATGTCCCCTCCACCAATCGCTTCCACTTATATGCAAggcaccgcagccgcgagggggaaacccgcgttttcTCGGGTCGAGGGAGGGATTTTGCCGTGCCCCCTAAATTTTTTTGCGGGCCGGGACGGGATGCGGGGTCTGACCGGGCAGGTTTTTTTGCCCCATCCCgtattttgacggttattttgcgggtcggggcaggatgcggggtctgctagagttgcttttACATACACCTCACATACTGATATGCACGAGGAACATGATGGCAGTCAATGTTCATTTGTTCATCGTGCAAAATCCAGCGACTAGAGAAGGGGAAATTAAACGTTCATTACTAGGGAGTTTAAAGGAAACTTCAAATTTGATCACATTATAGCTTCTCACATATACTGATCTACATAATGGGGATGAATATTTTTGTAATGAAAATGATTAGCCTGGACAGAAGTGCTGCAACATGCATGCGATCCATTTTGTTGGCTTCTCGTGAGAAGCTAACGTGGGTACGACCATACGAGGAGATTGTTTTGCGAGACGCtcagaggaggcggaggaggggcCTCCCAGCCGCTCGATTCGGCACGCATGGGGTGGAGGCAATGGCTGTCGGGCTGCTGCGTCGGAGCTACGGGACGGCAGAGAGATGAGGCGATGGTTGTCAGCGGCCGCTAACCCTAGCGCCGCATGCTACTTGGGAGCAAGAGAAATTGAAGGGAATGGATCGGCCCTTCACCTGCCGCTCGTCCGATTCGTTTCTTTTCCCGAaaatgctccttgccctgcgggaTTTGTTTGGTTTCACTACCGGTTTTGCCCTTTGATCAATAAATACTACTCACCATAGCTCCTAGTATTGTTGAATTTGGGCCCTTGGATCGGATCGATGGATGGCTCATATTCATTTGTCCCTACCGTAAAAGACCTCCAGCACAGGGAAGGCAGGAATCTGACCCTATGGCGGAGCAGGGGAAAAAGTCGGGGGAGCAGGACAAGAAGAGGCAGCGGCTCTCTGAGAAGGCCGATGGCAGCGGAGCCAAGAAGTCCAGCGTCGTGGCGGTGACCACGGTGTCACCGGCGGAGCTCGCGGTGTCGAGTCCGGTGGCCCCGAGGAGGGCTGCGCTGTCGTCGCCCAGTCCCGTTGCAAAGGCGAAGCCGGTCACCACGGTGGGCAAACCAGTCCTCTCGCCGTCATGCCACCGGCGCTGCCGATGCCGAGTCCGGTGGCCACGAAGACGCGGACGCTGGCCGAGCTCAATCCCGTCCCCATCACGAAGTCAGCCGCCACGGCGGCGGTGACCATTCCGGTAGCTGCCACGCCACCGGCGCCCAGTCCAGCGGCAACGAGGGTGCTCGCGGCACAGAGTCCGGTGGCCACGAAGACGCCGACACCCAGTCCAGTGGCCACTGCGAAGCCGGTTGCCGTGGTGAAGCCGTATGAACAAGGCGCGGAACACAATGGTGCGTTAATGGTGGCCGTCGCAGCGGAAGAGGAGGAGCCGGCCAATTTAGACTTGCCGAAGAAATTATTTCACTGCGCCGCATGTCGTGCCCCCCTCAAGCCTCCGGTGTTCAAGGTACTTCTCCTACATTTGAACTAGCTTCTCAACAGACCGTGAAAAATGAAGGATGAACTTGCGGATTGCAATGCGAGAGGGAGCATTTCGTATGCCGCGCCTGCAGTGGCGACGACGACGATGGTGACGGAGACGGCGGAGCGACCAAGCACTGCGGTCCATGCGGGCATGGCGTCTCCTACACCCACTCCGAGTTCATGGACGGCGTGGTCAGCGCCTACAAGGTGCCATGCCCGTACAAGAAGCACGGCTGCCCGAGCTCCATCGTTTACCACGCGGCGGCGGACCACAAGGCCAAGTGCGCGCACGCGCCCTGCTACTGCTTCGAGTGCACGCCCCCGTTCGAGGGCTCGCCGGCGGACCTCCTGCGCCACCTCACGGCGCCGTCCGGGAAACACTCCTGGCTCACGGACAAGATCAAGTACGAGTCGAGCCACCCGCTCGTCGTGCAGGTGCCGTCGGGGGATTACCGCTGCCTGCTGGTCGCGGAGGACGGATGTGTGTTCCTCCTGGCCGTAGACGCCGGCAAGGGCGCGGCCGGCGGACGCCCCGTCAACGTCGTGTGCGTCAGAGGCAACGCCGACACGAGGCCACTGTACACGGGTGTGCTCTGGGTGGATGGTCCTCCGGCCGCCGCGGGCCATCTTAGGGGCAGCGTCCAGGTGAAAGGGGACGTGGCGAGCTGCTCCGTCCCGGGCGAGGTGGACATGGAACAGGGCTGGCTCCATGCGCATGTCAACCCCAACATGCTGCACGGAGAGTCCGGCGAGGTTCATCCGCGCCTCCGTGTCACCAAGTTCCCGTGAATGAATTAGTCAGGCTTCTCTGACTTGATCTCTCCGTGTCACCAAATTCCCATGAATGAATTAGTCAGGCTCGGAGTTTGATCTCATCGTACTTACTCTAGCTACTGCGTCATTTTGCTCTGTTTTGGCTGTACATGAACCCCAGTGTATGAACTAATGCAAGGAAAAACTCAGTATGAACTTGTTAATGTTGGAATGTGTTTGGCCCTTGCTCACCAGTGTTTTGGCAATTGTGGCTGCTTGTGTTGGCTTCTGAAGTCTAGCTTAGGTAAGCAGCAGCAATGCTACACATACAGGCCTGTAAACAAGTTTACGTCTGCCGCCGCGTGGTAAACGATGTGATCAGGGTACGTGTAGCATTTTTGGGTAATCAGTGTTCAGAACGCATAAATTACGTCTCCAAAAATTATAAGATCATTTTTGGTAAGTTTATCACGTACAATTTGTCAagatatgacaagaattatgtaaaGAGTGGGATCATGTTTGTATGAACGTGAACCAAGAAACCTTGCACAAACACCAATATGGAAATACTTCCTCAAGAAGGCCTGTAATTTTTTGTATGAAGTCAAATGATGCATAGTTTGACCTG from Triticum aestivum cultivar Chinese Spring chromosome 3B, IWGSC CS RefSeq v2.1, whole genome shotgun sequence includes these protein-coding regions:
- the LOC123064413 gene encoding E3 ubiquitin-protein ligase SINA-like 5; amino-acid sequence: MVAVAAEEEEPANLDLPKKLFHCAACRAPLKPPVFKCEREHFVCRACSGDDDDGDGDGGATKHCGPCGHGVSYTHSEFMDGVVSAYKVPCPYKKHGCPSSIVYHAAADHKAKCAHAPCYCFECTPPFEGSPADLLRHLTAPSGKHSWLTDKIKYESSHPLVVQVPSGDYRCLLVAEDGCVFLLAVDAGKGAAGGRPVNVVCVRGNADTRPLYTGVLWVDGPPAAAGHLRGSVQVKGDVASCSVPGEVDMEQGWLHAHVNPNMLHGESGEVHPRLRVTKFP